One Acidimicrobiales bacterium genomic window, CGAGCACCCGCACCGCATCGCCGACCTCGTGCTGGGGTTCCTCGGGTGAGCGGCCCGACCTTCGTCCGCCACGCCCACGTCCGCCTGGCGCTGCACCGGCTGCGGGACGGCGACGGCGGCCACCCGCTGCTCCTCCTCCACGGCCTCGGCGAGCGCACCCCCGGCGCCCTGCCCCGCCACCTGGCCGCCTGGCCCGGCCCGGTCGTCGGCCTCGACTTCACCGGGCACGGGGCGTCCACCGTGCCGGCCGGCGGCGGGTACACGGCCGAGGTGCTGATGGCCGACGCGGACGCCGCGCTCGCCCACCTCGGCCCGTCGACGGTCGTCGGCCGGGGGCTTGGCGGCTACGTGGCCCTGCTGGTGGCCGGGGCCCGCCCGGCGCTCGTGCGCGGCGCGGTCGTCACCGACGGCCCCGGCCTGACCGGTGGCGGCCCCGGCCCGTCCTCCCCGGCACCGGCCTTCCCCGGCCCGGCGCCCGACGGCTCGGTCCCGCCCGACCCCTACGCCCTCGCCGAGCTCAGCCGGGACGTCCGCCCGCCCGACTACGCCACGAGCTTCGCCCGCCTCGCCCTCCTCCGCTCCGACCTCGAGAGCCCGATCTGCGTCTCGGCCGTCGGCCGCCCCGACTGGCTCGTCGCCGTGGCGTCCGAGCCCGGCGTCGTCGAGGAGCCGCTCCCGCAGGCGCTCAGGCGCTACGCCGGCTGAGGATGGCCTCGATCCTCGCCCGGTTGTAGCGCTGGATGAGCAGGCAGGGGACGTTGGCCAGCACCGCGTAGGCCACCATCGTCAGCTCCAGCGGCCAGGGGTTCCAGGCCGCCATGGGCACGGCGGCCAGCGGCACCAGCCAGTGCACGACCTCGGCCCGGCGGGTCTCCGCCGCGAACCGCTCCAGCCCGGCCCGGCCCCGGCCGGGCAGCGACCGCTTCGACAGGCCGCCGGGGAACAGGTCGCCGGCCTCCGGCGTGCGGTCCTTCCACCGCCGGATGGCCAGGTGGCGCTCGTACCAGGCGCCGCCGGCCTCGAACGGGCGCAACCTGGTCAGGCGCGAGTCGGCGGCGAAGCGCGACGCCGGCCGGCTGGCCGCCCACCACCCGACCGCCGCGCTCCACGCTCCCCAGCCGGCGACGTCGGCGACGACGACGGCCCACAGGGGCGGGTCAAGGAGCAAGCCGTCGGGGGAAGGTGGCGAGGAGCTCGTCGACGGCCGCGGCCGGCACCGGCCGGGCCAGGTGGAAGCCCTGGGCGTAGTCGCAGTGCAGGTGGCGCAGCTCGGCCAGCTGCCCGGGGGTCTCGACGCCCTCGGCGACGGCCGACAGGCCGAGGGTGTGGGCGAGGGTGATCACGGCCGTCACGATGGCCGAGTCCTCGGGGTTCTGGCCAAGTCCTGCCACGAAGACGCGGTCGACCTTCAGCACGTCGACCGGGAAGCGGCGCAGGTAGCTGAGCGACGAGTAGCCGGTGCCGAAGTCGTCGACGGCGAGCCGGACGCCGAGCCCCTTCAGCGCCCGCAGGGCGGCCTCGGTGGCCGACACGTCGTCCATCAGCGCGCTCTCGGTGATCTCGAGGACGACGGTCGACGGGTCGAGCCCGGTGAGGGCGAGCACCCCCCGCACGTCGTCGACGAGGCTCGGGTGGGTCAGCTGGCGGGACGACAGGTTGACGGCGACGGTGAGCGGCCGGTCGGGGTGGTCCTCGTGCCAGCGGGCCGCCTGCGAGCACGCCTGGTGCAGCACCCAGTCGCCGATCGGCACGATCAGCCCGGTCTCCTCGGCGACGGCCAGGAACTCGCCCGGCAGCAGGATCCCCCGCTCCGGGTGCTCCCAGCGCAGCAGCGCCTCGAAGCCCCACACCCGCCCGTCGCCGACCGACACCGCCGGCTGGAAGTACAGCCGCAGCTCGTGGCGGTCGAGGGCCCGGCGCAGGGCGCCCTCGATGTCGAGGCGCTCCACGGCCCGCTCTCGCATGGCCGCGTCGAACACCTCGTAGCGGGCCCGCCCCCTGGCCTTGGCCCGGTACATGGCCGCGTCGGCGTCGCGGATCAGCGCCTCGGGGTCCGACGGCGGCGCGCCCCGGCCGCCCGACCCCGGCGGGGTCGAGAAGGCGATGCCGACGCTGACGGTCACGAACACCTCGGCGTCGTCGACGACGAACGGCCCGCTCACGACCCGGTCGACCCGCTCGGCGATGGCGACGGCGTCCTCCTCCCGGTCGATCTCCTCGCAGAGGATGACGAACTCGTCGCCGCCGAAGCGGGCGACGGTGTCGCCGGGGCGGAGCGTGCCCTGGAGCCGGCGGGAGATGGCGACGAGCAGGCGGTCGCCGAGCCCGTGGCCCAGGCTGTCGTTCACGACCTTGAAGTGGTCGAGGTCGAGGAACAGCACGGCCACCGCCGACCCCAGGCGCTTGGCCCGGGCCAGCGCCATCTCCAGGCGGTCGAGGAGCAGGGTGCGGTTGGGCAGCCCGGTGAGGGGGTCGTGGGTGGCCTGGTGCTCCAGCCTCGCCTCGAACGCCTTGCGCTCGCTGATGTCCCGGGTGACGCTCGAGACGAACTCGATGCGGCCGTCGGCGTCCCGGTGCACGAGGAACAGGGCCGACACCGGCACCGTCTCCTCGCCCCGCATGACCGCCAGCTCGCCGCTCCAGATGCCGTTCGTGCGCAGCGCCGGCACCGCCTCGCGGGCGAACACGTCGAGCGCCCAGGACGGCACCCGCTCCCGCAGGTCGAGCCCCTCGAAGCCGGCGTCGGGCGCGATCCCGAAGAACCGCCGGGCGGCGGCGTTCAGGTAGAGGAGCCGGCCCTCGCGGTCGCTCACGCCGACGAGGTCGCTCGTGGCCTCGAGGATGTCGGTCAGCCGGGACATGTCCCGCTTGGCCGCGACCTCGGCGGTGATGTCCTCCATGTTGCCGACGTGGCCGGCGGGCTCGTCGCCGTCGTCGAGGACGGGCTCGGTGTGGACCCGCACCCACCGCATCCCGTCCCGGGTGTCGAGGCGGAACTGCTCGGAGAGGGCGGTGCTCGCCGACAGGGCGGTCGCCAGCGCCGCCTCGAGCCGCTCGCGGTCCTCGGGGTGGACGAGGCTCCGCCAGGCGTCGCCCTCCACCTCGTCGAAGCGGCAGCCCGTGATCTCCTGCCACCGCTCGTTGACGTACGTGCACCCGCCGGCCGGGTCGAGGCGGAAGATGCCGGTCGGCGACGAGGCGGCGAGCGACCGGAACAGCTCCTCGCTCTCCTGGAGGGCGTGCTCGGCGGCCTTGCGGTCGGTGATGTCGCGGTAGTTGGCGACGACGCCGCGGATGCCGGGGTCGTCGAGGCGGTTGGTGACGATCGAGTCGACCCACCGCCACGACCCGTCGGCGTGGCGCAGCCGGGTCTCGATCCGCTGCGAGGCGCCCGGCCGGTCCCGCACCGAGCGGAACACGTCGAGCGCGGCCCGCCGGTCCTCGGGGTGCGTGCCGTCGATCGGGTAGGTGCCGACCATCGCCGCCGGCTCCACGCCGAGCAGGTTGCGGACGGCCGGGCTGACCCAGCTGATGCGCCCGTCGGCGCCCATGATCTGGACGACGTCGTGGGAGTGCTGGACGAGGGACCGGAAGCGCTCCTCGCTGGCCCGCAGGGCGGCCTCGGCCCGGCGCCGCTCGGTGATGTCCCTGAAGTTGCCGACCACGCCGGCGACGGCCGGGTCGTCGAGCCGGTTCTGGAGCGTCGCCTCCAGCCACCGCCACGACCCGTCCCGGTGCATGGCCCGGCCCTCGCCGACCACCACCTCGCCGGGGTTGGCGAGCGCCCGCTCGAACTTGGCCCTGCTGGTGGCCTCGTCGTCGGGGTGGCCGAGCTGGTAGGCGGGGCGGCCGAGGGCCTGGTCGGGCTCCCAGCCGAGCACCGACGTGATCCCCGGGCTGATGTAGGTGACGGTCCCGTCGGCGTCCATGACGGCGACGATGTCCGAGGAGTTCTGCACCAGCGCCCGGAACCGCTCCTCGCTGGCCCGCATGGCCTCCTCGACGGCTACCCGCTCGGTGACGTCGCGGAAGTTGCCGACGACGCCGCCGACGT contains:
- a CDS encoding PAS domain S-box protein; its protein translation is MTADVGPAPHPLVGLGTDVLAVADRSGRVRYVSPSVEQLLGYTPSEYSRLGWLELVHPDDTAVAVEARSAVRSRYRAEARCEIRLQHRDGSWRWVQVTGTNLLDDPEVGGVITSIRDVSGKRAVEQAVHASEERYRALARHGSDAVLVTDPSGLITWAGPSLERLTGSPPEAWAGTVWFDGVHPDEQALAVETLTSAVLGRSPAVAEIRLRHAEQSWRWVECTVANMLDDPNIGGMVVNLRDVTERRQAGDDLRDTEERFRVLVSQSSDIVFISDRDGRVTFVSPSIRAVLGYDPEEVLGRPEADLVHPDDRPHQLAAAAEVRSQPGLTFRAEIRVRHTDGSWRWVEVSGVNLLDNPAVAGVVVTARDVTERRHAEDALRASEERWRALLAHAADAVVVHDAEDRVIDASESVSSVLGIDRSELAVEGLVARAHPDDVDAFRAVAAAARADPGRPVPFLVRGRHGDGTWRWLEGTVTSLVDNPAVRGVVTNVRDVTERRHAEEALRASEDRFRAFAQNASDTMLIVDGDLVITYATGSVEEVFGHRPADLVGRPGLELVHPDDREKTANAVTGTGDRPMTGELRVRHAAGGWRWVEVTARDLRANPNVGGYVVNLRDVTSRRVAEEAVRASEARFRALVQNASDPVLIFDETGRVTWASPAGESLFGLGTSDMIGRTPLDLVHPDDAGAVLDGLAHAVARPDEVVLLKGRVQRPDGTVRWVEATASNLLEDPYVGGVVGNFRDVTERVAVEEAMRASEERFRALVQNSSDIVAVMDADGTVTYISPGITSVLGWEPDQALGRPAYQLGHPDDEATSRAKFERALANPGEVVVGEGRAMHRDGSWRWLEATLQNRLDDPAVAGVVGNFRDITERRRAEAALRASEERFRSLVQHSHDVVQIMGADGRISWVSPAVRNLLGVEPAAMVGTYPIDGTHPEDRRAALDVFRSVRDRPGASQRIETRLRHADGSWRWVDSIVTNRLDDPGIRGVVANYRDITDRKAAEHALQESEELFRSLAASSPTGIFRLDPAGGCTYVNERWQEITGCRFDEVEGDAWRSLVHPEDRERLEAALATALSASTALSEQFRLDTRDGMRWVRVHTEPVLDDGDEPAGHVGNMEDITAEVAAKRDMSRLTDILEATSDLVGVSDREGRLLYLNAAARRFFGIAPDAGFEGLDLRERVPSWALDVFAREAVPALRTNGIWSGELAVMRGEETVPVSALFLVHRDADGRIEFVSSVTRDISERKAFEARLEHQATHDPLTGLPNRTLLLDRLEMALARAKRLGSAVAVLFLDLDHFKVVNDSLGHGLGDRLLVAISRRLQGTLRPGDTVARFGGDEFVILCEEIDREEDAVAIAERVDRVVSGPFVVDDAEVFVTVSVGIAFSTPPGSGGRGAPPSDPEALIRDADAAMYRAKARGRARYEVFDAAMRERAVERLDIEGALRRALDRHELRLYFQPAVSVGDGRVWGFEALLRWEHPERGILLPGEFLAVAEETGLIVPIGDWVLHQACSQAARWHEDHPDRPLTVAVNLSSRQLTHPSLVDDVRGVLALTGLDPSTVVLEITESALMDDVSATEAALRALKGLGVRLAVDDFGTGYSSLSYLRRFPVDVLKVDRVFVAGLGQNPEDSAIVTAVITLAHTLGLSAVAEGVETPGQLAELRHLHCDYAQGFHLARPVPAAAVDELLATFPRRLAP
- a CDS encoding alpha/beta fold hydrolase; the encoded protein is MSGPTFVRHAHVRLALHRLRDGDGGHPLLLLHGLGERTPGALPRHLAAWPGPVVGLDFTGHGASTVPAGGGYTAEVLMADADAALAHLGPSTVVGRGLGGYVALLVAGARPALVRGAVVTDGPGLTGGGPGPSSPAPAFPGPAPDGSVPPDPYALAELSRDVRPPDYATSFARLALLRSDLESPICVSAVGRPDWLVAVASEPGVVEEPLPQALRRYAG